GTGATGACAAGATCAGTGTGGTCTTACAACCTTGAATCAGAGTTCGAGTTGATTCGTTCAGTCATTGCCTTATATCCTTTCATCTCAATGGATACGGAGTTTCCTGGCGTCGTCTTTCAGTCACATCCAGCATTCCAACAACCACAAAATAACTACGCAGTGATGAAAGCTAACGTGGACAGTATGCACCTCATTCAAGTGGGCCTCACCCTTTCAGACCGCCACGGCAACCTTCCAACCTTTGGAACCTCCAACCGCTTCATTTGGGAATTCAACTTCTGTGAGTTCGATGTGACACAACATCCTCATGCTCCTCACTCCATCGCCCTCCTCCGACGTCAAGGCATAGATTTTGACAAGAATCGAAGGTTTGGAGTGAGCATTGTGCGATTTGCTGAGTTAATGATGTTCTCAGGACTCCTTTGCAACAGTAATATTCAATGGATTGCTTTTCATAGTGCCTATGATTTTGGGTACATGGTCAAGATATTGAGTCAACGCTTTTTTTGTATGCAACCATTTCTACCTCCCAACTTGTGTGACTTTCTTCAACTCGTTAAATTCTTCTTTGGATACAAAGTATACGACGTTAAGCATCTCATCAAATTTTGTCCCAACCTTCATGGCGGTTTAGACAAAGTTTCTGAGTCTCTCGGTTTGGATAATAGTTGCAGAAGAAGTCATCATGCAGGCTCCGATAGCTTACTCACTCTCcatgttttcaataaaattaaaactctaTATTTTCATACAGAGTTTGACTTACTCAAACATGCAGGTGTTATGTATGGTTTAGAGATAATAGTTGCAAATTAGATGGCTTCGTTATtgttatatcatttttttttgtattttttattttattttcattttatatactaattaacaaaattttcaatttaatattGGTGAAATAGATGTatgattctgaaaatttattagaaattttattaaaaaattaacttcaatcaaacaaataatataaaaacaaataatataaaaaataatactgtAATGCTTAACATTTTCTTATGAATACAGTAACATTTATTTTGTGATGAAATAAATCAATATAatgaaaacttatttattttgcaTTCTTAAAAAAGTAGATGGGACAATATGACTCGTTttagtttataattaaaaatagaacaAAGAATTCACctgatataatttaatattattcagttatattttaatataaaaaatttctttttttgttaaagatcgataatgtataatattttaaatataatctttggttttagattttaaaattttaaaaattgacaaaaaaatgtaacataaaatatataaaataattaatttaaatttaattatatcaatattctaaaatagaaaaatcagtTATGATTTACTTATAATCATATCCTGAAAAAGAGATAATAAATACTTAGATtcaggaaaaaaaaactaaattgagttccgaaaaataatttatggaaTTGAGAGAAAAGTGTTCTCAAAATCCAAATCCAGAAATGTGGTATGGAAAAAGGgttccaaaaatatttttatcctccctttattttaatttaaggcATTTTTGTCATTCACATGTAAATCTGAGTGTAGGttcaaatttaataatttaaaatttgtttgattcaggttaattttcttatttaaaattttatttaatttagttttcgTTTAACccacattattattttatgttttttaactctcttttaaaaaaaaaatattgtgtcTCATTTGAGTTAGCTAAGTCAATTTTATTAATGTTCAACAaatattaacaaactatttatttaattaaaaaataaaaaataattttatgttttttaattatttttttctatgttGCATTAGAGTTGTATTAACATAAGTTAATGGAGTCGCATTTCGATTAACGTTAATATTTGGAAACTGATTTAATGTTTTCTtgtaataaatagaaaaaaatatttaatgtattataaaaaacttattgtatattaattttgaattatgtagtGCAAAAATTGTAAAATCCGTAAAAGACACAGTCGCCTCCAccatcttttctctctctcaatttttttttcttttttatttttatctctccCAACTTCTTCTCCattctttctctcttcattttctctctcatactttatttatttcaaaatttgatcacgTCGTGTTGTAGCTTATGAGATATcatttattctttgtttttctctatgatttagTCTTCAATCTTAGTGGGACCAGTTGAGAAAAGTGGTTCTCTCAACTTGATTAAGCTCATACttaaatttgttaatatttggataacttgctATAGGTTCATAAGTTTTGGAGTGGTTCCCGGTTTGAGGTAGAATCCGAGTAAGATATTTAAGGTAAGAGAaacgaattttaatttttaatagtatcctaggttagaagatctggatgtggaggggacgtggtcccaatattcaatttcttttgcaggaaggttgtttgtttatatattgtgttgtctgtttatatatattgtttaaacttgtaaaaatattagattttgatgatttagtatttaagtgttgtttttttaatgttaaatagGATAGGactttgaatgttgtggattgTATTTTGAATGACAAtgtatgatgaaaatggtatggaattgaatttatacatttgggataatatATGGACTaatgtttgtttgtgtattaagtattggtGCCTATGTGGTAATTGAGATTTCCGAACTTCATTGATggtctaagtcacatagactaagatatcaggtggtgatcAAGAggtgatgggggagttcatgcacaccgtgacctatgagatgcacgactttgtattgaacttactctgatcctttctcttggattcgctggtaatctttgaaTCAGGTGTtatagtctctggtaggacttacttaatgcGGGTCTTCTAGAAGGCGTTAGTATTAttctgtttgttgaatatcctggATGTGTAGATTCATGTGATTGTGtttatgttgggatttgaagaagattgaataattgggAAATTGATCTATGTAATTTTGTTTTCTCCTTTGATTTAATTgtctatataataaaaatttatttttactagCTTATCCTTGTTTTACTTACTGTGTTGTGAACTGTAATAACTgaactatgtacacgagcagatacGACGTCAGAGACTTGAGGACTTTAGGATGTTGTTTTGAACTTtatcttattaatatttttatttctataagtcataatcatgtattaggaactttatcttattaatat
The sequence above is a segment of the Phaseolus vulgaris cultivar G19833 chromosome 2, P. vulgaris v2.0, whole genome shotgun sequence genome. Coding sequences within it:
- the LOC137809420 gene encoding probable CCR4-associated factor 1 homolog 11, which codes for MKRDSNNNMTLPCVSVMTRSVWSYNLESEFELIRSVIALYPFISMDTEFPGVVFQSHPAFQQPQNNYAVMKANVDSMHLIQVGLTLSDRHGNLPTFGTSNRFIWEFNFCEFDVTQHPHAPHSIALLRRQGIDFDKNRRFGVSIVRFAELMMFSGLLCNSNIQWIAFHSAYDFGYMVKILSQRFFCMQPFLPPNLCDFLQLVKFFFGYKVYDVKHLIKFCPNLHGGLDKVSESLGLDNSCRRSHHAGSDSLLTLHVFNKIKTLYFHTEFDLLKHAGVMYGLEIIVAN